The nucleotide window ttgttttcaagaatcGGCTCTCCCTGGTGGGAGCCTGAGCCTTTACCTTCATCAGCACACCTGTCTGTCTACAGGGCGATGTGCTTAACTCTGTGATCTGTGTGTCTCTAATGTCTCAtctgatttaaaatttaaaaaaaaaaaaaaaaggctctccGTCAATTGCACTCAAACCCTATTGTTTGAAAAGTTAATCTTGCCTGGCAGTCACACCCATATCCCTGCCCCATGTCTTTAATGCCCAATGGTTGTATATTATACTTCTGTTCGTCCTGTATAACCCAGTGGCACTTACAACCACAACTGCTACAACACAGTTTCTGCTAGCCAGGTACAATCAACAAACAACACAGATTTACTCTTGTAAACACAGCCAGTGTTGCTGTGTCCTAAGGGCTCTCTCCGGGGAGAGGGTGAGAAGGCTCGAAGTCACTGACACAGACTATGGGAGTGAGGTGAAAAGCAACCAGCAGACTCATATATTCAGCAATGGGGAGagtcttatataccctcctcccagcaccggGGCTGGGGCCTGATCTGGTGAAATTGTGTGGTTGCCTCTCATTGGCTGGACAcgatcaggacctctgacagcacctgttgctaggccctcaggcagactccagattGGCTCATCTCTTGGCCTTGTAGGCCTTATTTTCCTACACTATAGGACAGAGGTTGGATACTGGTCCCCCAGGCTAATCTCAACATGCCAACAGGATCAGCCCTAAGGGAGAATGCTTCTGTGCCATCCGTGAAGGAGAATGTATCTGTGCCTACGCCACCTACATTCCCTACCTATGGCTCCTTCCTCTATAAAAGCCCCAAACAGCAGACAAGTCTTTCTTACATTGTATCCCTCTGACATCTTATACACCCTTCTTCCATTTTTAATGGCCTTCTGATTAGATGACCTAATGACCACCCAAAGAATTCAGGATCATCTCCCCTTCTTAAGACTTTTAACATAAGcacttttgagacagtctcaagaTTATAAACCAGGCCGGTCTCAAATTCagaatactcctgcctcagccttccaagtgctgagatactTAAGCACATTTTAATTTAATACACCTGCAATGTACCATATCTTCATGCTTCTGGCAACTAAGATATTAATATCTTTGAGTAGCCATTATTCTACCTTCTAAGTTACACCCGTATAAAAGATATCAAATATACCAACCCATAGTTAATTTTGTCATGGGGAGGACACTAGTTGTTCAAATGAAAAATGTCAATGATGGAGTGAGCAGGCACGGCCTCGACATGCAGAACGACGCCAGCAAGTTCGTGGACCTGTACGTGGCGCGGAAATGCTCCGCGAGCAACCGCATTATTGGTGCCAAGGACCACGCATCCATCCAGATGAATGTGGCCGAGGTTGACAGGGTCACAGGCCGGTTTAATAGCCAGTTTAAAATCTATGCTATCTGTGGGGCCATTCGAAGGATGGGTGAATCAGATGACTCTATTCTCCGATTGGCTAAGGCTGATGGAATTGTCTCAAAGAACTTTTGACCAGAAGAGATCGGGGAATATTTGTTATAaataaaagtgagaaagaaaaaaaaaaaaagaaaagaaaaatgtcaatgaTGAAAACTCAACATTTTACTGTTTTTACTGGCATTACACTCTGAAATTAAACCCTAATTATTTATATTGAGATAAAAGAAAATCTTGGGACTGAAAACAGTGAGAATAAACAGAGCTAACACGTACAAAATcatcaatttctttttctgtgctgGGCCTCTGACCAAGGGCCTTCCATGTGGTGAGAAAGCTTTCACCCACTAAGCTATGTCCTCAAACCAAATCTGTTGACTGTTAAAAGCTGAATGGAAACtatgaaagcaaattccatacaATCTTTCTACACACTGTCCTACTGTAGAATCCAGGGGCTACTACTGCTACAGAGCAGCCACAGCCTATACCATATATAGACTGTTACGTTAACTTAAACTAGGAAGGAGTAGCTGGAAGGACCATATTTGAGCACACTATGAGTTCTTAtgacttataaaacaaaatatccaCAGTATCACTATACATGAGTCTGTGGTGAAAATCAAAACTTGTGAgccagcaagacagctcagtgagtaaagacactttgcctccaagcctgatgactaagtctatccctggcacccacatagcACAGAGGCCCAACTCCTAAAATCTGTCCTCAACCTCCCCATGTGCCacggcaggcacacacacacatgaacacatgcacatgcagacacacacaccccaaaaatacatacacacaacacacatatacaaataaatgtaatcttaaacatttttaaaatatttatttaaaaaaaataaaacttttgtttttgaaatgccCAAACTGGGAATAGCACTACACTGTAAAATTCCTTGAGACTCCTCCAGTACTGTCCTATTCATTTAATCTTTTCAATTTAGCTTTATATCTTTTCTGACTCCAGGACAGGAGAGCAATGTTTGATGAACTCAAGTCATATCCAGCATGTACCAACTCTTTGATTcgagtttttaaagtatttatgcTTGCATCCAAAACCCTAGGGTTTTCA belongs to Peromyscus eremicus chromosome 3, PerEre_H2_v1, whole genome shotgun sequence and includes:
- the LOC131905652 gene encoding small ribosomal subunit protein eS21-like, translating into MQNDASKFVDLYVARKCSASNRIIGAKDHASIQMNVAEVDRVTGRFNSQFKIYAICGAIRRMGESDDSILRLAKADGIVSKNF